A single region of the Populus nigra chromosome 2, ddPopNigr1.1, whole genome shotgun sequence genome encodes:
- the LOC133682144 gene encoding zinc finger protein ZAT9-like has translation MEKHKCKLCFKSFSNGRALGGHMRSHLLKLPVPPKLEDQSPHIEVSEDTESISSSEEEAEEGQGEEEEEEEEEEEEKGVLYGLRENPKRSVRLVDPEFCFAAADAGSVVLQDRESETESSKNLTRRRSKRTYRLLENHHHQYHQQRPTQEQENNNIVKKLELKKMGTFKAAAESSSGQEPEPVSSISDTTTEEDVAFCLMMLSRDRWKRKEQENQEEDRELEEEVETETDDSGEFKSCKTKVRGKYKCETCNKVFKSYQALGGHRASHKKLKVYTPSKEPNLEPTENAGASTSLPEKKIHGCPFCFRVFSSGQALGGHKRSHVIGVAASSSTPARSSTKFGDNNLGLIDLNLPAPVDDDDISQADKLSAVSDAEFVSYIKRSAKLFQRGWD, from the exons ATGGAGAAGCACAAGTGCAAATTGTGCTTCAAAAGCTTCTCTAACGGTAGAGCTTTGGGCGGCCACATGAGGTCTCATTTGTTGAAGCTTCCAGTTCCTCCAAAACTAGAAGATCAATCCCCACATATTGAAGTTAGTGAAGACACTGAATCAATTTCATCttcagaagaagaagcagaagaaggaCAAGGtgaggaagaagaggaggaggaggaagaggaagaagaaaagggtgTTCTTTATGGGCTCAGAGAGAACCCCAAAAGAAGTGTTCGATTGGTTGATCCTGAGTTCTGTTTTGCTGCGGCTGATGCTGGTTCTGTTGTTCTTCAAGATAGAGAAAGTGAGACCGAGTCATCAAAGAACCTAACAAGAAGACGATCCAAGAGAACTTACAGATTGTTAGAGAATCATCACCATCAATATCATCAGCAAAGACCAACGCAAGAGCAAGAGAACAACAACATAGTAAAGAAGCTTGAACTCAAGAAAATGGGTACTTTTAAGGCAGCAGCTGAGTCATCATCGGGTCAAGAACCTGAACCGGTGAGTTCAATTTCTGACACTACAACAGAAGAAGATGTCGCTTTCTGTCTTATGATGCTTTCAAGAGACAGATGGAAGAGAAAAGAACAAGAGAATCAAGAAGAAGATCGGGAACTTGAAGAGGAAGTAGAAACTGAAACAGATGATTCTGGTGAGTTCAAATCTTGCAAGACAAAAGTAAGAGGGAAGTACAAATGTGAAACATGCAACAAAGTGTTTAAATCTTATCAAGCTTTAGGTGGGCATAGAGCAAGTCACAAGAAACTCAAAGTTTATACACCAAGTAAAGAACCAAACTTGGAGCCAACAGAAAATGCAGGTGCTTCTACTTCTCTGCCAGAGAAGAAAATCCATGGATGTCCATTTTGTTTTAGAGTATTTTCATCTGGGCAAGCTCTTGGTGGCCACAAAAGATCTCATGTAATTGGTGTAGCAGCTTCTTCAAGTACTCCTGCAAGAAGTTCCACAAAGTTTGGAGACAATAACTTGGGTTTGATAGATCTTAATCTTCCTGCTCcagttgatgatgatgatattagcCAAGCTGATAAGCTCTCTGCTGTGTCTGATGCAGAATTTGTTAGCTACATCAAACG ATCTGCTAAGCTATTCCAGAGAGGGTGGGACTGA